In Achromobacter pestifer, the DNA window GCCACCGAACGCGCCGACCAGTGCAATCACGGCCGTCCCACCTGGATCCAGTGGTCGGTGTCCGACCTGGACAAGCTCTTCCTGCGCGGGCAATAAGCTTGTCGCCGTCCGCCCCCCCCAACGCGGCGCCGCCGGTCATCTGCCTGGCCGGCCCCACCGCGGCCGGCAAGAGCGCCTCCACCCTGGCGCTGGCCGAACGCTGGCCGCTGGAAATCGTCAACGTCGATTCGGCCACGATCTATCGCGGCATGGACATCGGCACGGCCAAGCCCTCGCCCGAGGAACAGGCGCAGGTGCCGCAGCATCTGCTGGACATCCTCGATCCCAGCCAGTCGTATTCCGCCGCCGACTTCGTGGCCGACGCGCTGCGCCTGATAGACGAGATCCGCGCGCGCGGGCGCATCCCGCTGCTGGCGGGCGGCACCATGATGTACTACAAGGCGCTGCGCGATGGCCTGGACGATCTGCCCCAGGCCGATCCGGCGCTGCGCGCCGAGCTGGAAGCGCGCGCCGCCATCCAGGGCTGGCCCGCGCTGCACGCCGAGCTGGCGCAACGGGATCCCGTCACCGCCGCTCGCCTGGCGCCCAACGACAGTCAACGCATCCAGCGCGCGCTGGAGATCTGCATGCTGTCCGGCCAGCCCATGTCCGCCCTGCTGCTGCGCGGCCAGCGGCCGCGCGACGACACGGGCAATCAGTACCTCACCATCAGCCTGGAGCCCTCCGACCGCGCCGCCCTGCATGCCCGCATCGAGCAGCGCTTCGACGCCATGCTGGCCAAAGGGCTGCTCGACGAGGTCCGCACTCTGCGCGCCCGGGGCGACCTGCACACCGGCCTGCCCTCTGTCCGTTGCGTGGGCTACCGGCAGATGTGGGCGCACCTGGACGGCGAGGTCGACCTGGCCACCGCCCGCGAACAGGGCATCGCCGCCACCCGCCAGCTGGCCAAGCGCCAGATCACCTGGCTGCGCGCGCAGCCCGAACGCGTCATCGTGGACTGCCTGGCCGCGGATGCCGTGGCGCAGACCATAGACGCGATGGCCGTCGCCCTGGCGGGACGCGCCTAACCAGGCGCCGGGCACAAAAAAACCGCGCCGTGGCGCGGTTTTTCGTTGTGGACAGCCGGGCTTACACCACGAAGGTCTGCGCCATGCCTTCCTTCTGCTCGACGATTTCGCCCAGCGTGCTGACGGTCTCGCCCTGCTCGCGCAGCGTGGCGGCGATGGCTTCGGCCTGCGCCGGATCCACCACCAGCACCATGCCGATGCCGCAGTTGAAGACGCGGTACATCTCGGTGTCTTCGACCTGGCCTTGCTGTTGCAGCCACTGGAACAGCTTGGGCATTTCCCAGTTGGCGCGGTGCAGTTGGGCCGACAGGCCGGGCTGCAGGATGCGCGGCACGTTGTCCAGCAGGCCGCCGCCCGTGATGTGGGCCAGGCCCTTGATGCTGGCGCCGTGCTTGGCCAGCGCGGCCAGCACCTGCTTCACATAGATGCGCGTCGGCGCCATGACCACGTCGACCAGCGGCTGGCCGTGGAAATCGTCGTCGGGCTTGGCATTGGCGCGTTCAAGGATCTTGCGCAGCAGCGAATAGCCGTTGGAGTGCGCGCCGCTGGAAGCCAGGCCCAGCACCACGTCGCCGGTCTTGATCGACTGGCCGGTGATGATGGCGGACTTTTCCACCGCGCCCACCGCGAAACCGGCCAGGTCGTACTCGCCGTCCGGGTACATGCCCGGCATTTCCGCGGTTTCACCGCCGATCAGCGCGCAACCCGACAGCTCGCAGCCCTTGGCGATGCCGCCCACCACGGCCGCCGCCGTATCCACCGACAGCTTGCCGCAGCCGAAATAATCCAGGAAAAACAGCGGTTCCGCGCCCTGCACCAGGATGTCGTTGACGCTCATGGCGACCAGGTCGATACCCACGGTGTCATGGCGGTTCCAGTCGAACGCCAGGCGCAGCTTGGTGCCCACGCCGTCGGTGCCCGAGACCAGCACGGGTTCCTTGTACGACTTCGGCACTTCGAACAGGCCGCCAAAGCCGCCGATACCGGCCAGCACCCCGGGGCGCATGGTGCGCGCCGCAAGCGGTTTGATACGGTCGACCAGGGCGTCGCCTGCGTCGATGTCGACACCGGCATCGCGGTAGGTCAGAGGGGCGGTAGGTTGATTCGTCATGAGAAATGCCGTGGGGTATGTAACAATTGCTGGGATTTTGGTGGAACGCCCTGCATTTTACGATGTTGCGGGCGCAAGCAGGGATCCTCCCCGCCACGGCGCCGCGAAAGCGGTTCGGACAGGGACGGACCCGGTGCGCCGGGCCAGGGCGCGGCAAAGAGGGCCGGATCGGTGCAAACCCAAGCCAATTCAGGGCCTTGCACGCGACACCTTGGCCCCAGGTGGTTTAAAGTGTAGGGTTGGCCGGTATTGATTTTGCCAGTTTCTGGCGACCAAAACCCGGGCAGGCCAGTTTTGACCGGCCGCATTGATCCATAGCTGTATTGACCTGTACTACCCGCCTCGTTTCGGCACCCTGTAAGCTCCCATGAACCGCCAGCTGCTGCTCGACGTTCTCCCCGCGCCAGCGCCATCGCTGAACAACTATATCGCCGGCCCCAACGGGGAAGCGCTGGCGGCCGTGCGTGCGCTGCTTCCGGGCCGCGCCCTGTACATCTGGGGCGCCGCCGGCTGCGGCCGCAGCCATCTGCTGCGCGCGCTGACCGCCCGCCCCGACGCCGTCTACATCGACGCCTCCAATGGCGAGAACATGCTGCGCCGCCTGG includes these proteins:
- the purM gene encoding phosphoribosylformylglycinamidine cyclo-ligase yields the protein MTNQPTAPLTYRDAGVDIDAGDALVDRIKPLAARTMRPGVLAGIGGFGGLFEVPKSYKEPVLVSGTDGVGTKLRLAFDWNRHDTVGIDLVAMSVNDILVQGAEPLFFLDYFGCGKLSVDTAAAVVGGIAKGCELSGCALIGGETAEMPGMYPDGEYDLAGFAVGAVEKSAIITGQSIKTGDVVLGLASSGAHSNGYSLLRKILERANAKPDDDFHGQPLVDVVMAPTRIYVKQVLAALAKHGASIKGLAHITGGGLLDNVPRILQPGLSAQLHRANWEMPKLFQWLQQQGQVEDTEMYRVFNCGIGMVLVVDPAQAEAIAATLREQGETVSTLGEIVEQKEGMAQTFVV
- the miaA gene encoding tRNA (adenosine(37)-N6)-dimethylallyltransferase MiaA, whose product is MSPSAPPNAAPPVICLAGPTAAGKSASTLALAERWPLEIVNVDSATIYRGMDIGTAKPSPEEQAQVPQHLLDILDPSQSYSAADFVADALRLIDEIRARGRIPLLAGGTMMYYKALRDGLDDLPQADPALRAELEARAAIQGWPALHAELAQRDPVTAARLAPNDSQRIQRALEICMLSGQPMSALLLRGQRPRDDTGNQYLTISLEPSDRAALHARIEQRFDAMLAKGLLDEVRTLRARGDLHTGLPSVRCVGYRQMWAHLDGEVDLATAREQGIAATRQLAKRQITWLRAQPERVIVDCLAADAVAQTIDAMAVALAGRA